Sequence from the Lepidochelys kempii isolate rLepKem1 chromosome 7, rLepKem1.hap2, whole genome shotgun sequence genome:
ctcctggccagtgccctgcccaccccctggTGCCCACCCCCTGGTGCccaccagccccctgccccgcaggCTCTGCTGCCCGGTCATCCGGGCGGGAGGAGATGGTGGTGCCATGGCAACCCTTGCACAACAGGCCGGCACCGCGGGGCCTGCAGGTGAGATGCGCCCAGTGACTGCGAGCCAGGGCCCGGGGGCCACCAGGACCTCGCCATGGGGGGGGGCTggctctccccactccccagcagagCCTGGGTCCCTGTGTGATGAGGTGCAGCTCAGAAtccaggggagaaggggggctgagTGCTGGGGtgaggcggggggcagggagccatgACTGtgatggggatggggtggggcccagTGAAGGGGGGGAACCATGGCAAAGGGTTTAGCTCCCCATCAGGGGGTCTCCTCTGCTCCTCGCCCCTCCCCCTCTGTTCTAGTGGAGTCCCAGTGGCgggatgtgacgaagtgggactgttcttaatgtttcctctgaatagtgtgggggtgcctcagtttcccctaggcagttcttaagtatctaggtggtgggatggGGGTGTATTatcttgcagagccctagagggcaggtgtgtgcaggggtctggacacagagaatggccgacaccctgtttcctggcaactgatggcctgggcccatcccccctgcaaggtgagagctgaagggttggagaacaaaggaatccggtgccctcctggcccaggaaagggacaaagcccagaggaggaggggctggagggagtttcagtttggggctggccgggacatggagtgaagggcagacggggttgtctggctcactgccccccaaaatggacccagctgaggggtcctgttctctgcacctacaagctctgtgttagaccatgttcctgtcgtctaataaacccctgttttactggctggctgagagtcacgtctgtctgtggagttggggtgcaggaccctctggcttccccaggagccccgcatgagcggactcgctgggggaagcgcacggaggggcagaggatgctgaatgctccgaggtcagacccaggaaggggaaagccaggggagctgtgtgtcctgcagacaggctgctcagagagaggagacttccccagagtcctgcctggcttcgtggggagcagttccagagcatcgcccagggactccgtgacatggGGGCACCAGGTGTCCGGCCCCATGGAGGCAGCACCCAGCAGCCAAGCCCCCTGCAAGGGGAGCAAGAGCCAGAGGCTGCAGGGGATCGAGGaggagcccctggccagccccccGCTGGACTATCGGCAGTACCTGTACAGGTGAGCGAAGGAGGGGAGCCCCTCCCCAGGGGAGCCCTGCAGGCATTGGCAGAGTGGGCTGGGCTCGCCCCATGGAACAACCAGCCCAGTGCGGCCCCAGAGGAGATGCCAGGCGCCCTGGCAGGGCCGGCACCATGGCTGCTTGGGCACTCGTGGGCACCAGCCGGGCAGGGATGTggtgggctggagcctgagtggggtgggccagatcctgggtgGATTCCGGGTGGGTTAGGTCCTGAATAGGGTGGGCCATGGCAAACTGGGTGGATCCTGGGCCTGGGCGGGGGGTGGCACATACCCATCctgggtgggggcaggcaggACGAAGGGGGTGGGCCAGGCAAGGTGCTGGGCTGCGTGCTGTGACCTGCTTCCTTCCCCGCAGCCTTCTGGGCCCTGAAAGAGCCGAATACTTCCTGAGCCCGCCAGCCCTGGAGAGGTGCAGGagccctggggagcagggcctgctgGAGGCAGTGGGAGGTAaggtgcccagccccagccccctggccccaggAGCCAGCACTTACGGCCTTGGCTGCAGATCCTGAGCCCCGTGGCCTGGGCTGGCTGCACAGGCTGATCTGCTCACGCCACTGCCTTGGGGCCTGTCCATTTCCCAGCCTCACGGGCCTGTCCCGGGCCCTGCCCATTGGCCAGGTTGGCTCCAGCCATTGGGCCATGGCTGGCTGGATAAATAGTAGCAGCCCTGCGGCCCCCAGCCAAGGGTGAGCGCGGGCCCTGGGCTTGGGGCTCGCCAGGGCTGGGCACCAGGCCCTGCCTGGGACACTTGGCCTGGAcgtgccccttcccccaggggccaGTGCTGAGGAGCTCTGGCAATTCCTGCACGAGGAGCCAGGCGGCAGAGGCCGGGACAGGGCGGGCGCTCTCCGAGCAGGTGAGGGGGCTCCTGGGCTGGGGCACAGATTGTCCCTGCGCATGGGATTGCCATGGGTGAGAGCTGGCTTTGCCCCGATTCCTACCCCACAAAGGTGGTCCCCCCTCTGGCGGGTCTGTGAGAGCCACTCTGTCCCTGGCAGGGCACCAAGGCTGTATGGGCTGGGGACCCCCATGCCCCTCCTGCCATATAAGGggaccccctcgcccccccccactacataagggccccccacgcccctccctcACCTTGTTACATGAaggcaccccctgccccctcccccaccatgcgAGCTCTCCCGCACCGTGTGTGGGTGCCATACtctgtctctccccactcccccatggcactgccccctgcaggtGCCCGGGCTGGGAGGCGCCGCTCTCACGCCCAGGATGCAGCGGGTGGCCCGGTGGAGTCGGCAGCTGCACGTGATGCACCGGCTGGGGGAGCTGCACCGGGATGCaaccagcctgctgctggccagggagCCGCTCACCGACCTCAATGACAGCCAGGGGGTCCAGGGGCCGGCCCGTTATCTGCACCGGGCTCTCCAGGGAGGTGTGTGGCTGGGGGTGGTGGAATGAGGGCAGTGGGCTCTCGGCCGTGGGCGCATGCCCAGCGTCGTTGGCACGTGGGCAGGGCCGGCTTGCTGGTGCAGAGCTTAGCATTTACTCTCGGGCAATACATCCCATCTGATGTacacaaacctgccgcccctggcTGCGGGTACTGTGCCCCTCCCGACTCGCCGGCTGGGCCTGGCCCCCTGTCAGGGACGCCCCCCTGGCTGCGGGTACTGTGCCCCTCCCGACTCGCCGGCTGGGCCTGGCCACCTGTCAGGGACGCCCCCCTGGCTGTGGGTACTGTGCCCCTCCCGACTCGCCGGCTGGGCCTGGCCACCTGTCAGGGACGCCCCCCTGGCTGCGGGTACTGTGCCCCTCCCGACTCGCCAGCTGGGCCTGGCCCCCTGTCAGGGACGCCCCCCTGGCTGTGGGTACTGTGCCCCTCCTGACTTGCCGGCTGGGCCTGGCCCCCTGTCAGGGACACCCCCCTGGCTGTGGGTACTGTGCCCCTCCTGACTCGCCGGCTGGGCCTGGCCCCCTGTCAGGGACACCCCCCTGGCTGGGGTACCAGGCCCCTCCCGACTCGCCGGCTAGGCCCGGTGATGGCGTCGGCTTGCTGGTGTTCTCCATAGGGAGCTGTGGCTCCTTGCCAATCTCAGGGCGTCTGCACGTGGCTGGCAGCTCAGAGCTGGGCACAGGGTCACTGTGCCCCGTTGGGAAGGGAATACTTGCGACGGCCTTGCTGCGCGTCTGCCGGCGGCTGCCGGGAGCACTCCCTCGGAGAGCCGGGCCATGCCCAGCGGGGGCCGGCCCGACACCGAGGGAGGGGCTCGCTGCAGGACCAAAGGCAGCACCATTCATGGTGCCAGAGAGCGGgtaggggctgggggctgcctgcAGGCAGCCAAAGTGGGGTGTGCCGGGCCCGAGCCTTGGGCGGCGGTGCCCACCCCCTGCGCTGCGTGACTCCCGGGGCCATCTCACGCCAAACGCCAGGCGGCTCCGGGCCGGAGCCAGGCAGCTCGGCACTGACTGGCACCAACAGTCGCGTGTCAGGCTGGCCGACGGGCGGCTCCAAGCAGGAGACGTGGTCCAAGTGTTGTACGTGGGGACAGCCCTGGGGGCCCTGCGCAGGCAGAGCCGGGCACTCATTGGCACGCAGcacggccccagccccagggcctgcCTGCCGCCCGAGCTTCCCCGCCCGCTGCAGCCGCAGCCTGAGGTCCCCGTCCCTCCCCATGGCTGCAGGGCCAGCTGGGGCCGGGCCAggcctgggcagggcagggctgggcaggccggGGCAGGCGCTCCTGCAGGCACCAGGCCTCATGCCCTCCCATGCTGCCCTTCCCTCGCAGcgaggagcagggctggcagctcaGGGTGCGGGGCTCACTCCCCCGGCCCAGCTCCAGCttggcctctcccctgtgtgcagggctgggagagccgCTGTACCTGGCCTCCCGCTCACCTTGGCTGAGCCGCTGGGCCCGCCCCACCTGGCAcccgtggtgggaggaggagccTGGGGGAGGGAAGCTTTGCAGGAACAAACAGCCCAGCCCTGAGCAGAGCTGAGCTCGTAGGCGGCGGGTGGCAGGCCACGGCTGGGGGTCCCGGACGGGCGTGTGCCCACCTGGCCAAGCGCCGCCCCCTCCAGGGACACCGAGCAGCTGCGGCCGTACAGGtaccagccctggctctgcataCTGCCTTCGCGCCCTTCCCTGGCCTGGCggcaccagcccagccccctgcctggcTCGCTCTCGCTGCGTGGGCAGAGCCGTGGTGCCCTGCAGTGGGCGGGGCgggctcctgcagcagcacccGTGTTCGGGGTGGGAAGGGCTGATcgtctccctggggcagggctggccacTCTCACCCACTGGAGACCCTCTGAGTGGGGCGTGAACCCTGTGTCCTGCCATGTCCCAGGCGGGCAGTCTCCATGGGTTAGTCGGGCCTGGCCCCGGCCAGTGCCAACAATAGTGTGCTGTGTGACACAGCTGCCCCACTCCCGCCCAGAGGTGGCAGCTTTGCGGTGAGGGGGGAAGTGGCGTTTGGCCTGGAGGCCGGGCAGTGCTGCGGGGGTGGGAGGCCTGGAGGTGCACAGAGCTCGCTGGAAGGGCAGAGAGCTGTGGGCATGGTGCCCTGTGCACTGGCAGACGATAGCCAGGGAAGGGTGAtggcccctgcccagggctgctGTGACAGGCCTGTGGGTGTGTCCCCTGCCATGTGGTGTCCCGCCCTGGCCAGCGCAGACGTGGGGGGAGCTCTGGGAGCTCTGCTCACAGGTGGGGTGGAACAGAGCCATTGGGGCTCACAGCCTTTCTGGGGTGGGCCTGGGACCCTGGGCTGCTATTCCCTGGGGGGCGACCGTGCCCCTGGGGCGGCGCTGCCGGGCCTGGGGCCCCGGCTGGAGGCTCAGCACATGCCCTGGTGCGCAGGCCACGTGGTGCCTGGCCTGGGCCAGCGTCCATGGGGCTGACCCACGTCCAGGAGGAAGTTCAACAGctgggtgcggggcaggggcaaACCTCTCAGGCACGGGGGTTAGGCCTCTCTGCCCTGGCCAGcgccctgcagcaggagggacCAGCCATGTGGGGGGAGCTCTGGGGGCGACaagagggtccctgagccaggCTTTGGGCCGGGGGAGGCCGCTCCCGCGCGGGGGCAGAGCTGACGCTGGG
This genomic interval carries:
- the LOC140914015 gene encoding uncharacterized protein isoform X1; translated protein: MAWAHPPCKVRAEGLENKGIRCPPGPGKGQSPEEEGLEGVSVWGWPGHGVKGRRGCLAHCPPKWTQLRGPVLCTYKLCVRPCSCRLINPCFTGWLRVTSVCGVGVQDPLASPGAPHERTRWGKRTEGQRMLNAPRSDPGRGKPGELCVLQTGCSERGDFPRVLPGFVGSSSRASPRDSVTWGHQVSGPMEAAPSSQAPCKGSKSQRLQGIEEEPLASPPLDYRQYLYSLLGPERAEYFLSPPALERCRSPGEQGLLEAVGGARAGRRRSHAQDAAGGPVESAAARDAPAGGAAPGCNQPAAGQGAAHRPQ
- the LOC140914015 gene encoding uncharacterized protein isoform X2, yielding MCYNVTVLPGNQEWPGGSPPRPLWPGLLFRGPHERPLRPCFQLSVSAHADPGAGAFPFSTLCWWTAEESQTGCSERGDFPRVLPGFVGSSSRASPRDSVTWGHQVSGPMEAAPSSQAPCKGSKSQRLQGIEEEPLASPPLDYRQYLYSLLGPERAEYFLSPPALERCRSPGEQGLLEAVGGARAGRRRSHAQDAAGGPVESAAARDAPAGGAAPGCNQPAAGQGAAHRPQ
- the LOC140914015 gene encoding uncharacterized protein isoform X3, with product MSPGGSPPRPLWPGLLFRGPHERPLRPCFQLSVSAHADPGAGAFPFSTLCWWTAEESQTGCSERGDFPRVLPGFVGSSSRASPRDSVTWGHQVSGPMEAAPSSQAPCKGSKSQRLQGIEEEPLASPPLDYRQYLYSLLGPERAEYFLSPPALERCRSPGEQGLLEAVGGARAGRRRSHAQDAAGGPVESAAARDAPAGGAAPGCNQPAAGQGAAHRPQ